The Streptomyces sp. M92 nucleotide sequence GTCCCGGGCGAGCAGCGCCTCGGCGCCCGGCCGCGCCAACTCGTCGGCCAGCGCCGCCGCCACCTGCTCCGGACGGATGTCGTCCGGGTCGGGGAAGTCGCCGCCGAGCGCGTGGAAAGCGTGGTTGGAGGCGTAGAGGGCGGTGAGTTCGGTGAGGAGGGGGCCGGGGATGTCCCGGTCGGGGGTGAGGGGGAGCGGGGTGATGATCACGCCGGGCAACCTATCCGACGCCCCCGGCGCCCGCGGGGGCCCGCGACGGCGCGCCCGGTCCGCCGCCGTGACACCATCTCCTGCGTGCTCGACATCGGCTACGCCCTCTCCACCCGCTTCCCGGACCCGCCGCAGACGGACTACCGCCGCGCGGACGTCCGTGCCCTGCGGCACGACCTGTTCTGCGGGGACGTGTACCTCGCCGACACCAAGGCGGACCGGGAGTTGTCCACAGCCTGGGGATGGGTGCCGGTGCTCGACTTCGCGTGGGCGCTGTGCGACATCGTGGAGCGCGTCGACCGGGACCCGGCGGGCTCCCGGGCCGCCCGGCCGCAGCGTGCGGAGCTGGACTTCACCGAGTCCTCCGACCGCCTGCTCTTCGAGCGCCGCTTCGGCTGGGTCGACATCGAGGCGGAGTGGGTGCCGGCGGACGAGCCCCCGCTGTCCTTCTCCCACGCCGAACTGCGCCGGGAGGCCCGGGACTTCCTGCACGACCTGATCGCCGACCTCACCGACATGCACGAGGACCTGGCGGACAACCCGGCGATCTGGACGCTCCAGGCCCGCTTCCCGCGCGTCTCCTGAGCGTCCCGGCCGCACTGCTCCCAGGCCGGACTACTCCTCCGCCAGTACCCGCACCCCCAGCTCCGCCGCCAGGACCGGCGCCAGGTCCAGCAGCTGGGCCGGGCTGATCACCGCGCCGGAGAGGCGGTCCACGCCCCGGGCGATCTCCAGCGGGGCGGCGCCGCGCAGGTCGACGTCCGTGAGGGACGCCGCGCTGAAGTCCGCCTCCTTCAGGGCGCAGTCCACGAACGCGACCCGCTCCAGGCGGGCGCCCCCGAAGTCCGGCTCGACGAGGACGCAGCCCTCGAAGACCACGTCCTTGAGCCGGGACCGGCGCAGATTCAGGTAGTCGATCTTGCCGCCGCGGACCAGGACCCGTTCCAGCACGGCGCCGTGCAGCTGGGTGCCGCCCAGACGGGCGTCGTGCAGCTCGACGTCGCGCAGGGTGGCCTCGGCCAGATTCGTCCCGACGCCCCGGACGCCGTCGAGGACGGAGTCGAGCAGCCGGGCGCGGGGCATCGACGTCTCGTCCAGCGCGCAGCCCGTCAGCGAGCAGTCCATGAAGCGGGCGCCCGCGCCGTCCTGGCCCGCGAAGTCCGCCTCGCGGAACTCCAGCCCGTCGTAGTCCCCGTCCGGTGCCAGCCCGCCGCCGTCGTACGGCTCCAGGGGCGGCAGCCGCAGCTCGGGGCGGCGGGCCGCCCGCACCTTCGCCGTACCCGGCCCCGCACCCGCACCCGCACCGCCACCGCCCGCCGCTCTCCTCACCATGCCCCCATGCTGCACCCCGCCACTGACAACCGACCCGGCCGTCCGCCCCGGCCGACCGCCCCGGCCCGCGCGGACGCCCGCATGTCACATTCGGCGCCCCCGGCGGCGTCGTACTCACGGACAGGCACCACGCAGGCGTCCCCGACCCGAGGGAGAACCACAGCCATGCATCGCATCACCGTCATCGGCGGCGGCTTCGCCGGACTGACCGCGGCCATCACCGCCGCCGAGGCGGGCGCCAAGGTCACCGTGCACGAGGCCCACCACACGCTCGGCGGACGGGCCCGGACGGCCGACGGCCCCTACCGCACCAACGACGGTCCGCACGCCCTCTACAACGGCGGCCCGCACTGGTCGTGGCTCAAGCAGCGAGGCCTGATCGGTCCGCTGGCGCCGATCCCGCCGCTGGAGGGGGCCCGGCTGCGGCTGCGCCACAAGGGCGTGCTGCGCCGCACCCCGCCGTTCGCCATGCTCAAGCTGCTGCGCCGGGGCGCGGGGCGGGCGCCCGTGGACAGCGACTTCCTGACCTGGGCGTCGGGAATCGCGGGCGAGGAGGGCGCGCGGGCCGCCGCCCACTACTGCGCCGTCGCCCTTTTCCACCACGACCCCGGTTCGCTGTCCGCCGCCTTCGTGCAGGAGCGGCTGCGCCGGGCCGCCAAACTGCCGCCGGAGGCGCACTACCCGCGCGGCGGCTGGGCGGGCGTGATCGACCGGATGGCCGCCCTGGCCTGGAACCTCGGCGTCCGGATGGAGACCCTCTCCCGCGTCGACACGGTCCCGACCGACACCCCCGTGGTCGTGGCCACCTCCCTGGACGCCGCCCGCCGCCTGCTGGGGGACGCCTCGCTGACCTGGCCGAGCGGGCGCACCACGCTGGTCGACCTGGCCGTACGGACCCGGCGCGGTGACGCCTTCGCGGTCTCGGACCTGGACGCGCCGGGCTGGATCGAGCGGTTCACCGCGCAGGACCGCACCCTGGCACCGGCGGGCGAGCAGCTGATCCAGGGACAGATCCCCATCGCGCCCGGCGAGTCCAAGGCCGACGGCACCGCCCGCGCCGAGGAACTGCTCGACCTGGGCTTCCCCGGCTGGCGCGAGCGGCTGACCTGGCGGCGGGAGGCGGTCGCGAACGGCCGTACCGGGGCCGTGGACCTGCCGGGCAGCACGTGGCGCGACCGGCCCTCCGTCGACCGGGGCGACGGGGTCTACCTCGCCGGTGACCAGGTGGCCGCGCCGGGGCTGCTGTCGGAGGTGTCGTTCAACAGCGCGCTGACGGCGGTGTCGCTGGCACTGGGCAGGCGCGAGCTTGATCTCAAGCATGCCTGAGGCCTCCGTCCGGCCTTTCGGCTGCCGCCCAATCAACCGCCGGCCCAGCCCTCACGCGGATGCGGTACGACCCGATTCGTGGTCTTCTGGCCAGATGAGTGCCCCCCGGACAGGTGAGCCGGCCGCGCCCGCGGAAGCCGACCCCCGCCGCTGGTGGGGACTGGTGGTGATCGCCCTGGCCCAGCTGATGGTCGTACTGGACGCGACCATCGTGAACATCGCGCTGCCCTCCGCCCAGCGCGACCTGGGCATGTCCGACGGCAACCGGCAGTGGGTGATCACCGCCTACACCCTCGCCTTCGGCGGACTGCTGCTGCTCGGCGGGCGGATCGCGGACCTGGTGGGCCGCAAACGCACCTTCGTCATCGGGCTGATCGGCTTCGCCGTCGCCTCCGCGATCGGCGGCGCCGCCACCACCCCGGCGATGCTCTTCGGCGCCCGCGCCCTCCAGGGCGTCTTCGCCGCGGTCCTCGCGCCGTCCGCGCTGTCCCTGATGACGACGACCTTCACGGACCCCAAGGAGCGCGGGAAGGCCTTCGGCATCTACGGCGCGCTCGCGGCCAGCGGCGCCGCGGTCGGTTTCATCGTCGGCGGCGTGCTCACCGAGTACCTGAACTGGCGCTGGTGCCTGTACGTCAACGTTCCCGTCGCCGTCGCCGCCGTGATCGGCGCCTTCGCCCTGCTGCACACCCGCCCCGGCCGGCCCGGCGCCCGCCTCGACGTGCCCGGCGTGCTGCTGGGCTGCGGCGGGCTGGTCGCCCTCGTCTACGGCTTCAGCGAGGCGCAGCCGCGCGGCTGGACCGACGCGCTGGTGCTGGCGCTGTTCGCCGCGGGCGTCGTCCTCCTCGCGGTCTTCGTGTGGTGGCAGACCCGGGCGCCGGTGCCGCTGCTGCCGCTGCACGTCATCAAGGACCGCAACCGCGCCGGGTGCTTCCTGACCATGATGCTGGCCGTCATCGGCATGTTCGGGATGTTCCTGTTCATGACGTACTACCTCCAGGAGATCCTCGGGTACTCACCCGTGAAGACCGGCCTGGCGTTCCTGCCGATGACCGCGGCGATCGTCATCGGCTCCACGCAGATCTCGGCCCGGCTGCTGCGCCACGTGGGCCCGCGCATGCTGATGGTCCCCGGCATGCTCCTCGCCTCCGGCGGCATGGTGGTCCTCACCCAGATGACCGTGGACTCGGCGTACGCCTCCGAGATCCTGCCCGCGCTGATCCTGATGGGCCTCGGCATGGGCCTGACCTTCATGCCGGTCTTCTCCACCGCGACCGCCGGGGTCGCCCCGCAGGACTCCGGCGTGACCTCGGCGACGGTCAACACCTCGCAGCAGGTGGGCGGCTCGATCGGCACGGCCCTGCTCAACACCGTCGCGACCAGCACCAGCGCCTCCTGGATCACCTCCCACCTCTCCGACCCGGCCCAGCGGGAGCAGGTCGTGCGGGAGGGCATCGTCCACGGCTACACGGTCGCCATCTGGCTGGCCGCCGGCATCATGCTGCTGGCGGCCCTGGTCGCGGGCCTGATGGTGACGGCGAAGGCCCCGAAGCACGGCACCCCGGCCGACCGGCCGGTGCCGGAACCGGTGGCCTAGGGGATGTCGCGGGGGCCCCGCCACGCGGGGCCCCCGCGACGTGCGTCAGCTCCGGCCGGACACCCGGTCCGCGATCCGCGCCAGCCGGGAGGAACCGGCGCTGTGCGTGACGCGTTCGCGCCGGTCGGCCTCGCGGTAGACGGCGTACATGCCCTGCACGCCGAGCCAGCGCAGCGGCTCCGGCTCCCAGCGGCGCACCCGGTGGTTCACCCAGGGCAGGCCGGTGAGGTCGGTGCGGCCGCCCTGGCCGGAGTCCCGCAGGACCAGGTCGCACAGGGTGCGGGCGGCGAGGTTGGCGGTGGCGACACCGGAGCCGACGTAGCCGCCCGCCCAGCCGAGACCCGTCGAGCGGTCCAGGGTGACGGTGGCGCACCAGTCGCGGGGCACGCCGAGGACGCCCGACCAGGCGTGCTCGATCCGGAGCCCGGCGAGGGCGGGGAAGAAGCGGACCAGGATCTCGCGCAGCGCGTCGACGGTCGCCGCCTGGGTGGTGCCGTCGTTGTCGGTGCGGGAGCCGAAGCGGTACGGCACTCCGCGCCCGCCCAGCGCGATCCGGCCGTCGGCGGTGCGCTGGGCGTACATGTAGGCGTGCGCCATGTCGCCGAGGGTCTCGCGGCCCGCCCAGCCGACCGACTCCCACTGCTCGTCGGTGAGCGGCTCGGTGGCGATCATCGAGGAGTTCATGGGCAGCCAGGTGCGCTTCTGGCCCTTGAGGGAGGCGGTGAAGCCCTCGGTGCAGCGCAGGACGTGGGGTGCGCGGACGGTGCCGTAGGGAGTCGTGGCGTGCCGGGGGGTGATCTCCGTGACCGGCGTCGACTCGTGGACGGTGACACCGAGGCGTTCGACGGCCGCCGCGAGGCCCTTGACCAGTTTCACCGGGTGCAGGCG carries:
- a CDS encoding pentapeptide repeat-containing protein; this encodes MVRRAAGGGGAGAGAGPGTAKVRAARRPELRLPPLEPYDGGGLAPDGDYDGLEFREADFAGQDGAGARFMDCSLTGCALDETSMPRARLLDSVLDGVRGVGTNLAEATLRDVELHDARLGGTQLHGAVLERVLVRGGKIDYLNLRRSRLKDVVFEGCVLVEPDFGGARLERVAFVDCALKEADFSAASLTDVDLRGAAPLEIARGVDRLSGAVISPAQLLDLAPVLAAELGVRVLAEE
- a CDS encoding NAD(P)-binding protein, translated to MHRITVIGGGFAGLTAAITAAEAGAKVTVHEAHHTLGGRARTADGPYRTNDGPHALYNGGPHWSWLKQRGLIGPLAPIPPLEGARLRLRHKGVLRRTPPFAMLKLLRRGAGRAPVDSDFLTWASGIAGEEGARAAAHYCAVALFHHDPGSLSAAFVQERLRRAAKLPPEAHYPRGGWAGVIDRMAALAWNLGVRMETLSRVDTVPTDTPVVVATSLDAARRLLGDASLTWPSGRTTLVDLAVRTRRGDAFAVSDLDAPGWIERFTAQDRTLAPAGEQLIQGQIPIAPGESKADGTARAEELLDLGFPGWRERLTWRREAVANGRTGAVDLPGSTWRDRPSVDRGDGVYLAGDQVAAPGLLSEVSFNSALTAVSLALGRRELDLKHA
- a CDS encoding MFS transporter — translated: MSAPRTGEPAAPAEADPRRWWGLVVIALAQLMVVLDATIVNIALPSAQRDLGMSDGNRQWVITAYTLAFGGLLLLGGRIADLVGRKRTFVIGLIGFAVASAIGGAATTPAMLFGARALQGVFAAVLAPSALSLMTTTFTDPKERGKAFGIYGALAASGAAVGFIVGGVLTEYLNWRWCLYVNVPVAVAAVIGAFALLHTRPGRPGARLDVPGVLLGCGGLVALVYGFSEAQPRGWTDALVLALFAAGVVLLAVFVWWQTRAPVPLLPLHVIKDRNRAGCFLTMMLAVIGMFGMFLFMTYYLQEILGYSPVKTGLAFLPMTAAIVIGSTQISARLLRHVGPRMLMVPGMLLASGGMVVLTQMTVDSAYASEILPALILMGLGMGLTFMPVFSTATAGVAPQDSGVTSATVNTSQQVGGSIGTALLNTVATSTSASWITSHLSDPAQREQVVREGIVHGYTVAIWLAAGIMLLAALVAGLMVTAKAPKHGTPADRPVPEPVA
- a CDS encoding NAD(P)/FAD-dependent oxidoreductase, with translation MSSPSSGVVNGGISYWYADDGLPATVREPLDGDASADVVIVGGGYTGLWTAYYLKKAAPFLRITVLEQKFCGYGASGRNGGWLYNGIAGRDRYARLHGHEAAVRLQRAMNDTVDEVIRAAGAEGIDADVHKGGVLEVACTPAQAARLKAFHEAELAYGEKDRELYGARETAERIRVAGAVGSAWTPHGARLHPVKLVKGLAAAVERLGVTVHESTPVTEITPRHATTPYGTVRAPHVLRCTEGFTASLKGQKRTWLPMNSSMIATEPLTDEQWESVGWAGRETLGDMAHAYMYAQRTADGRIALGGRGVPYRFGSRTDNDGTTQAATVDALREILVRFFPALAGLRIEHAWSGVLGVPRDWCATVTLDRSTGLGWAGGYVGSGVATANLAARTLCDLVLRDSGQGGRTDLTGLPWVNHRVRRWEPEPLRWLGVQGMYAVYREADRRERVTHSAGSSRLARIADRVSGRS